A genomic region of Metopolophium dirhodum isolate CAU chromosome 1, ASM1992520v1, whole genome shotgun sequence contains the following coding sequences:
- the LOC132932719 gene encoding zinc finger protein 888-like isoform X1: MASMKEFIQVEVTDDANAVTSELYVENTIENPAWYTVEDNHVSLVSENIEKVIKLETDILDDCMWESRIEITKYVDNQSNMELPLECQDVADNNIYLNHGNTNDKLFRCNICGKSFVLNYLLKNHLAEHKRQVHCKTNKCKFCGKLFKLKFGLNRHIQKHHDSMYKCKFCGLFIDCSKFIEHKKYHERRDSIASIVRDTPYFCIRKSPNIENGLCTDDYGQTSQNKLIFTCRICKNPPSTDIHSFALHMSDHRECNMHECIVCDKTFNSVVLWTAHMTYHQQQIDLNVSTVQFNLFETESNTFDPNNSRNMEPQVVTNLNDIKCKTTSNTDSATMSRNQKKETKSSSTKKTNFCNLCNRKFTKRCYFANHMMMKHNINANTQKQLTSIDCNESIILSENIELTNEYENKLSVPVNNKNNNLINHVNKSNKKKSTFCVFCNKHFAHLGALTNHMRIHVEHPCDVCEKKFSTPFQLNVHRKSHSKLKIESISHKDKIKCRHCKKECNSISQWKNHMSMSKECRRHCKSYLPEFTSNKTVLDKTYLNTYDNIGSQKDKLMDKIQQKPAVKKRNRSNHINGVKCELCGKIYCSEYNLIRHISMIHKQTYKPVNCNVCGITLKNKFSYEVHLRSVHKQFFKHHEGTNSTYQRTGGQIISVNKKNIMKYICKICNMKFADNITLQNHAKIHTLNMYKCNACGQQYETNLALGNHIWENHSAI; encoded by the exons atggctTCAATGAAAGAATTCATACAAGTTGAAGTCACTGATGATGCTAATGCTGTTACCAG tgaaTTATATGTTGAAAACACTATTGAAAATCCTGCATGGTATACAGTTGAAGATAATCATGTTTCTTTGGTATCTGAAAATATCGAGAAAGTTATTAAGCTTGAAACTGATATATTGGATGATTGTATGTGGGAAAGTAGAATCGAAATTACCAAATATGTTGACAACCAAAGTAATATGGAGTTACCCTTGGAATGTCAg GATGtcgcagataataatatttacttaaatcatGGAAAtacaaatgataaattatttcgttGTAATATTTGTGgaaaaagttttgttttaaattatcttttaaaaaaccACTTGGCCGAACACAAAAGACAAGTacattgtaaaactaataaatgtaaattttgtggaaaactgtttaagttaaaatttggtttGAACAGACACATTCAAAAACATCACGATTCCATGTATAAATGCAAATTTTGCGGACTTTTTATTGATTGCTCTAAGTTTATTGAACACAAAAAATACCATGAAAGAAGAGATAGTATTGCATCTATAGTTAGAGACACACCTTATTTCTGTATTAGAAAATCGCCTAATATTGAAAATGGATTGTGCACTGATGATTATGGTCAGACATCACAAAATAAGCTTATATTTACATGCAGAATTTGTAAAAATCCTCCATCTACAGATATACATTCATTTGCATTACACATGAGTGATCACAGGGAGTGTAATATGCATGAATGTATTGTGTGCGATAAAACATTTAACTCTGTAGTTCTTTGGACAGCCCATATGACCTATCATCAACagcaaatagatttaaatgtGTCAACAGTTCAGTTTAATCTTTTCGAAACTGAATCTAATACATTTGACCCTAATAATTCTAGAAACATGGAACCTCAAGTTGTTACAAacttaaatgatataaaatgcAAGACAACAAGCAACACTGATTCTGCGACAATGtcaagaaaccaaaaaaaagaaACCAAATCATCGTCAACTAAAAAAACGAATTTCTGTAATTTATGTAATAGGAAATTTACAAAGCGGTGTTATTTTGCAAATCATATGATGATGAAGCATAATATAAATGCAAACACACAAAAACAACTTACATCAATTGATTGTAATGAATCAATCATTCTGTCTGAAAACATAGAGTTGACTAATGAATACGAAAACAAATTATCAGTTCcggtaaataacaaaaataacaatctGATCAACCATGTCAATAAAAGCAATAAGAAGAAATCAACATTTTGCGTATTTTGCAACAAACATTTTGCACATCTTGGTGCCCTAACTAATCACATGCGTATTCATGTAGAACATCCCTGTGATGTGTGTGAGAAAAAATTCTCTACTCCGTTCCAATTGAATGTTCACCGAAAGTCACATTCTAAACTAAAGATTGAATCTATAAGtcataaagataaaataaaatgtcgacATTGCAAAAAAGAATGTAACTCAATATCTCAGTGGAAAAATCATATGTCAATGAGCAAGGAATGTCGTCGCCATTGTAAAAGTTACCTTCCAGAGTTTACAtcaaataaaactgttttaGATAAAACGTACTTGAATACTTATGATAATATCGGTTCACAAAAAGACAAGTTAATGgacaaaattcaacaaaaacCAGCGGTTAAAAAACGAAATAGAAGTAATCACATTAATGGTGTTAAATGTGAGTTATGTGGTAAAATATACTGtagtgaatataatttaattcgcCACATATCCATGATTCACAAACAAACTTATAAACCTGTGAACTGTAATGTTTGTggaattacattaaaaaataaattttcttacGAAGTACATTTAAGAAGTGtacacaaacaattttttaaacatcatgAAGGAACAAACTCTACATATCAAAGAACCGGCGGGCAAATTATatcagtaaataaaaaaaatattatgaaatacatttgcaaaatatgtaatatgaagTTTGCTgacaatattacattacaaaATCATGCAAAGATACAtactttaaatatgtataagtgTAATGCCTGTGGTCAGCAGTATGAAACAAACCTTGCTCTAGGTAATCACATTTGGGAAAACCACAGTgctatctaa